The Daucus carota subsp. sativus chromosome 9, DH1 v3.0, whole genome shotgun sequence genome window below encodes:
- the LOC108203153 gene encoding U4/U6 small nuclear ribonucleoprotein Prp31 homolog, translating into MATVADSFLADLDELSDNEEDILDEDNVEADNMEEDVDGELADIEALNYDDLDNVSKLQKTQRYIDIMQKVESALEKESDVSTHGVVLEDDPEYQLIVDCNALSVDIENEIIIIHNFIRDKYRLKFPELESLVHHPIDYARVVKKIGNEVDLTLVDLEGLLPSAIIMVVSVTASTTSGKPLLAEDLQKTVEACDRALTLDSAKKKVLDFVEGRMGYIAPNLSAIVGSAVAAKLMGTAGGLSSLAKMPACNVQLLGAKKKNLAGFSTATSQFRVGYIEQTEIFQGTPPALRMRACRLLASKSTLAARVDSTGGDATGGVGRAFREEIRKKIEKWQEPPPAKQPKPLPVPDSEPKKKRGGRRLRKMKERYAVTDMRKLANRMQFGIPEESSLGDGLGEGYGMLGQAGSGKLRVSVGQNKLAAKVAKKFKERSFGSGATSGLTSSLAFTPVQGIELSNPQALANQLGSGTQSTYFSETGTFSKIKRP; encoded by the exons ATG GCAACTGTTGCTGATTCTTTCTTGGCTGACCTTGACGAGCTTTCGGATAATGAGGAAGATATCCTT GATGAAGATAATGTCGAGGCTGATAACATGGAGGAAGATGTGGATGGGGAGCTTGCAGATATTGAAGCCCTCAACTATGATGATCTGGATAATGTCTCTAAGCTACAGAAAACCCAACGTTATATTGATATCATGCAG AAAGTTGAAAGTGCACTTGAGAAGGAATCTGATGTCTCAACGCATGGTGTTGTCTTAGAGGATGATCCAGAATACCAGCTGATTGTAGACTGCAATGCCTTGTCCGTTGATAttgaaaatgaaattattattattcataattttatcCGTGACAAGTACCGACTAAAATTTCCAGAGCTTGAATCACTTGTTCATCACCCAATTGATTATGCCCGTGTGGTGAAGAAAATCGGGAATGAAGTGGATCTTACCCTTGTTGATCTAGAAGGGCTATTGCCCTCAGCTATTATTATGGTTGTTTCAGTGACAGCATCAACCACAAGTGGCAAGCCACTGCTAGCCGAAGATCTCCAAAAAACTGTTGAGGCATGTGACAGAGCTCTTACATTAGATTCGGCGAAGAAAAAGGTTCTTGATTTTGTAGAAGGCAGGATGGGATATATTGCTCCAAACCTTTCTGCTATAGTCGGTAGTGCTGTTGCTGCGAAATTGATGGGCACAGCTGGAGGTTTATCATCGTTGGCGAAGATGCCAGCATGCAATGTTCAGCTTCTGGGTGCCAAAAAAAAGAATTTAGCAGGATTTTCAACTGCAACTTCTCAGTTTCGTGTAGGGTACATTGAGCAAACAGAAATATTCCAGGGCACACCCCCTGCTTTAAGAATGCGTGCTTGTCGTCTGTTAGCTTCAAAATCCACACTTGCTGCTCGTGTGGATTCTACTGGAGGAGATGCTACTGGGGGAGTTGGAAGGGCTTTTCGCGAGGAGATACGTAAGAAGATTGAGAAGTGGCAAGAACCGCCTCCTGCAAAGCAGCCAAAACCACTCCCAGTTCCTGATTCTGAGCCGAAAAAGAAGAGAGGTGGTCgtagattaagaaaaatgaaagaaag ATATGCTGTAACGGATATGCGTAAACTAGCGAACAGGATGCAGTTTGGAATCCCAGAAGAGAGCTCTTTGG GGGACGGTCTTGGTGAAGGATATGGAATGCTTGGCCAGGCTGGAAGTGGGAAGTTGCGTGTGTCAGTTGGTCAAAACAAGCTTGCTGCTAAAGTTGCCAAAAA GTTTAAGGAGAGGAGCTTTGGTAGTGGTGCTACCTCAGGACTGACTTCAAGTTTGGCCTTCACACCCGTTCAG GGAATTGAGCTGTCCAATCCACAGGCACTAGCTAATCAACTTGGCAGTGGAACACAAAGCACCTACTTCTCTGAAACAGGAACGTTTTCGAAGATAAAGAGACCTTGA
- the LOC108200227 gene encoding equilibrative nucleotide transporter 1 — translation MTGAGETPAETTHLLKPKIPKDTYHLAYIIYFTIGVGYLLPWNAFITAVDYFSYLYPNTSVDRTFAIVYMLVGLICLVFILAYAHKSTSFVRINVGFVMFVGALVVVPLMDVGYVKGRVGVFEGFYVAVGAVAVCGIGDALVQGSIIGAAGEMPERYMQAVVAGTGVSGVLVSLLRLLTKAIYPQDAHGLRKSANLYFLVSIAVMIICIVAYNVVHKLPVIKYYNDLKLQAVDEEKEDKRASTSVLWGSPLWDIVGTVKWYGYGILAIYVMTLCIFPGYITEDVHSYILNDWYPILLITGYNVFDLVGKSLTAIYMLENAKVAIGASFARLVFLPLFYVCLHGPQFFRTEIPVTVLTCLLGLTNGYLTSVLMILGTKTVLVQHAETAGIVLVIFLVTGLFIGSAVSWFWVI, via the exons ATGACCGGCGCCGGAGAAACACCAGCAGAGACGACCCATTTGCTCAAACCCAAGATACCCAAAGACACATACCACTTGgcttacataatttattttacaattgGCGTGGGCTATTTGTTGCCATGGAATGCTTTCATCACAGCCGTTGATTACTTTTCCTACTTGTATCCCAACACCTCTGTTGACCGTACATTTGCAATTGTGTATATGCTTGTGGGTTTGATCTGTTTGGTGTTTATTCTTGCTTATGCTCATAAGAGTACTAGTTTTGTGAGGATTAATGTGGGGTTTGTGATGTTTGTGGGGGCACTTGTGGTGGTGCCTTTGATGGATGTGGGGTATGTCAAGGGGAGGGTGGGGGTGTTTGAGGGGTTTTATGTTGCGGTGGGGGCGGTGGCGGTTTGTGGGATTGGGGATGCTTTGGTGCAGGGCTCGATTATTGGTGCGGCGGGGGAGATGCCTGAGAGGTATATGCAGGCTGTTGTGGCGGGCACTGGAGTTTCGG GTGTTCTGGTTTCTCTTCTTAGATTATTGACCAAAGCGATCTATCCCCAAGATGCCCATGGTCTGAGGAAAAGTGCAAACCTGTATTTTCTGGTCAGCATTGCCGTGATGATAATCTGCATTGTCGCATACAACGTCGTCCATAAACTTCCAGTGATCAAATACTATAATGATCTCAAACTACAAGCTGTagatgaagagaaagaagaCAAACGTGCTTCAACTAGTGTATTGTGGGGATCGCCGTTGTGGGACATTGTTGGTACAGTGAAGTGGTATGGATATGGAATTCTTGCCATTTATGTCATGACTTTGTGTATTTTTCCTGGATACATTACAGAGGATGTGCATTCCTATATCCTCAACGACTGGTACCCAATCCTCCTCATTACAGGCTACAACGTGTTTGATCTAGTTGGCAAGTCCTTGACTGCAATTTATATGCTTGAAAATGCTAAAGTGGCAATAGGTGCCTCCTTTGCTAGGCTTGTGTTTTTGCCCCTCTTCTATGTTTGCTTGCACGGACCTCAATTCTTCCGAACAGAGATTCCGGTGACAGTGCTTACATGTCTATTAGGCCTTACAAATGGGTACTTGACTAGTGTACTAATGATCTTGGGTACCAAAACTGTCCTGGTACAACACGCTGAAACTGCAGGAATAGTGCTTGTGATTTTCTTGGTCACTGGTTTGTTCATTGGTTCGGCCGTATCTTGGTTTTGGGTCATATGA
- the LOC108202085 gene encoding dirigent protein 21: MGKISMTTLALFAIILSISAVESIIDQRPEAVEKWFNKLGQKKEKMTKLHFFLHEAAAPGSANQTAFLVAESNISSTSPTLYGQVSVIDDILREGPEPDSPIVGRAQGLSVSSDLREPTIIMSLNFVFTTGKYNGSTLSINARNPLLSKYRELPILGGSGYFRLARGLITTNTAVFNITSQVTIAEYRVIALHY; this comes from the coding sequence ATGGGAAAAATTTCCATGACAACTCTTGCTCTATTTGCAATAATCTTATCGATTTCCGCGGTCGAAAGCATCATCGATCAACGTCCCGAAGCAGTCGAAAAATGGTTCAACAAACTAggccaaaagaaagaaaagatgaCCAAGCTGCATTTCTTCCTGCATGAAGCAGCTGCACCAGGGAGTGCTAATCAGACAGCCTTCCTGGTGGCCGAGTCCAATATCTCCTCCACATCGCCTACGTTATACGGGCAAGTCTCTGTGATCGACGACATTTTGAGAGAAGGGCCTGAGCCTGATTCTCCAATTGTAGGCCGAGCACAGGGGCTGAGTGTCTCTTCAGACTTGAGAGAGCCTACTATAATAATGAGCCTCAATTTCGTGTTTACCACTGGCAAGTACAATGGAAGCACGCTCAGCATTAACGCGAGAAATCCATTGCTTAGTAAGTATCGGGAGCTTCCTATTCTTGGGGGATCAGGGTACTTTCGGCTTGCCAGAGGACTCATAACCACGAACACAGCTGTGTTTAACATAACTTCGCAGGTTACTATTGCTGAATACAGGGTCATTGCTCTTCATTATTAG